From the genome of Solidesulfovibrio carbinolicus, one region includes:
- the dnaN gene encoding DNA polymerase III subunit beta, with protein sequence MQLTVFRNDIIDGLQKSSSIIPAKTGAAFLRTVWLEAAGSSLSILSTDSSLEFTGHYAAKVAKEGLCGVQGKSFFELVRKLPPGEISLTLDEASGNLLIKQGSRRYKLPVSDRNWFQPFAAFPNEGAVTWSGDFLQEIIERVAYCISDEDTMEAMACMYLRPVADSARIEVCGLNGHQFSLVGFLNDDIHAMLPPDGILIQKKYVSELKRWLTAEEVELAMGQKRLFFRTTKRDEAAPEGQGSVETFSLPLSFYQYPDYNAFVSKLATDGVSTLAIDRLECIDALERVAIFNTDNNRCASFLFDGPGELSLKSQGQEAGEATETLECVFTGDLDKVAFPTKDLTDILGHFESAKVSFTLTGAEGPCGIRGEDDADSLVIIMPMKIVEETYYSEEDIA encoded by the coding sequence ATGCAGCTGACGGTCTTTCGAAACGACATCATCGACGGCCTGCAAAAGTCCTCGAGCATCATCCCGGCCAAGACCGGGGCCGCGTTTTTACGCACCGTCTGGCTTGAGGCGGCCGGTTCCAGCCTGTCCATCCTGTCCACGGACTCGAGCCTCGAATTCACCGGCCATTACGCCGCCAAGGTGGCCAAGGAAGGGCTGTGCGGCGTCCAGGGCAAGAGCTTTTTCGAGCTGGTGCGCAAGCTCCCCCCGGGCGAGATCAGCCTGACCCTGGACGAGGCCTCGGGCAATCTGCTCATCAAGCAGGGTTCGCGGCGCTACAAGCTGCCGGTTTCCGACCGCAACTGGTTCCAGCCCTTTGCCGCCTTCCCGAACGAGGGGGCCGTGACCTGGTCCGGGGATTTCCTGCAGGAGATCATCGAGCGGGTGGCCTATTGCATCTCGGACGAGGACACCATGGAGGCCATGGCCTGCATGTATTTGCGCCCCGTTGCCGATTCCGCCCGCATCGAGGTCTGCGGCTTAAACGGCCACCAGTTCTCCCTGGTCGGCTTTTTAAACGACGACATCCACGCCATGCTGCCGCCGGACGGCATTCTCATTCAGAAAAAGTACGTTTCCGAACTCAAGCGCTGGCTCACGGCCGAGGAAGTGGAGCTGGCCATGGGCCAAAAGCGCCTGTTTTTCCGCACCACCAAGCGGGATGAGGCCGCGCCCGAGGGCCAAGGCAGCGTGGAGACGTTCAGCCTGCCGTTGAGCTTCTACCAGTACCCGGATTACAACGCCTTTGTCTCCAAGCTGGCCACCGACGGCGTGTCCACCCTGGCCATCGACCGGCTGGAGTGCATCGACGCCCTGGAGCGCGTGGCCATTTTCAATACCGACAACAACCGCTGCGCCTCGTTCCTGTTTGACGGGCCGGGCGAACTGTCGCTCAAAAGCCAGGGCCAGGAGGCCGGCGAGGCCACCGAGACCCTGGAGTGCGTGTTTACCGGCGACCTGGACAAGGTGGCCTTCCCGACCAAGGATCTGACTGACATCCTCGGGCATTTCGAGTCGGCTAAGGTCAGCTTCACCCTCACCGGCGCCGAAGGCCCCTGCGGCATCCGGGGCGAGGACGACGCCGACAGCCTGGTCATCATCATGCCCATGAAAATTGTGGAAGAGACGTATTATAGCGAGGAAGACATCGCATGA
- the gyrB gene encoding DNA topoisomerase (ATP-hydrolyzing) subunit B: MSQDKTPQAYDASSITVLEGLSAVRKRPAMYIGSTDIRGLHHLVYEVVDNSIDESMAGYCDRIGITIHLDNSVTVSDNGRGIPVDIHPKEGRPAVEVVMTVLHAGGKFDNDAYKVSGGLHGVGVSVVNALSEYLEVTVRRGGKKHHQRYERGVPVTALSVIGEAENTGTTIRFLPDEEIFETSQFNHETLAKRFEELAYLNRKLELDFRDERTNERVTYRFDGGLNRFVTDLNAGEQVIHEIIEGQGEIEGIMVDFALQYNANYKEEVLTFANNIRTREGGTHLQGFKTALTRAINTYIEKADIPKKFKQKLTGDDVREGLTAVISVKLPQPQFEGQTKTKLGNSEVAGLVAKIVFEAVNVHFEENPKDAKSIVEKAVDAARAREAARKAKELVRRKGALSDHSLPGKLADCQSKKPEESELFIVEGDSAGGSAKQGRDPRFQAILPLRGKILNVERTRTDKMLGNKEIRNLITAIGPTPAMGDEESEEKEAENLARLRYHKIVIMTDADVDGAHIRTLLLTFFYRRYEKLILNGYVYIAQPPLYRVFKGDFERFIKDDEELSLFLMGRIGEDVSVASGETTFSGESLTNLIERIRFLEARVREAGSYGLPEELLVSLLSYPRLAASDFAGVELPDGLAQHLAAIGYTVDTEVEELDEERRLYAVFVSPNQARHRIAVEFFSSRIYRRAHETYAELTTLCPTQPFAITRKEETREVGGFFELCRALMDDALKGINIQRYKGLGEMNPEQLWETTMNPEKRSFLQVRIEDMDEADSIFSQLMGEKVENRRNFIERNALSVRELDI; encoded by the coding sequence ATGAGTCAGGACAAGACGCCCCAAGCCTACGACGCCAGTTCCATTACCGTCCTGGAGGGGCTTTCGGCCGTGCGCAAGCGCCCGGCCATGTATATCGGCTCCACTGACATCCGGGGCCTGCACCATCTCGTGTACGAAGTTGTGGACAACTCCATTGACGAGTCCATGGCCGGCTACTGCGACCGTATCGGCATCACCATCCACCTGGACAACTCGGTCACCGTCTCGGACAACGGCCGCGGCATCCCGGTGGACATCCACCCCAAGGAAGGCCGGCCGGCCGTCGAAGTCGTCATGACCGTGCTCCATGCCGGCGGCAAGTTCGACAACGACGCCTACAAGGTCTCCGGCGGCCTGCACGGCGTGGGCGTCTCGGTGGTCAACGCCTTGTCGGAGTATCTCGAAGTCACGGTGCGCCGGGGCGGCAAGAAGCACCACCAGCGCTACGAGCGCGGCGTGCCCGTCACGGCCTTGTCCGTCATTGGCGAAGCCGAGAATACCGGTACCACCATACGGTTTCTGCCCGACGAGGAGATCTTTGAGACCAGCCAGTTCAACCACGAGACCCTGGCCAAGCGGTTCGAGGAACTGGCCTACCTCAACCGCAAGCTGGAGCTGGATTTCCGCGACGAGCGGACCAATGAGCGCGTGACCTACCGTTTCGACGGGGGGCTTAACCGCTTCGTCACCGACCTCAACGCCGGCGAGCAGGTTATCCACGAGATCATCGAGGGCCAGGGCGAGATCGAGGGCATCATGGTGGACTTCGCCCTGCAGTATAACGCCAATTACAAGGAAGAAGTCCTCACCTTCGCCAACAACATCCGCACCCGCGAAGGCGGCACCCACCTCCAGGGATTCAAGACGGCACTGACCCGGGCCATCAACACCTATATTGAAAAAGCCGACATCCCCAAGAAATTCAAGCAGAAGCTTACCGGCGACGACGTGCGCGAGGGACTCACCGCCGTTATTTCCGTCAAGCTCCCCCAGCCCCAGTTCGAGGGCCAGACCAAGACCAAGCTCGGCAACTCCGAAGTGGCGGGGCTGGTGGCCAAGATCGTCTTCGAGGCGGTCAACGTCCATTTTGAGGAAAACCCCAAGGACGCCAAGTCCATCGTCGAAAAGGCCGTGGACGCGGCCCGGGCCCGGGAAGCCGCCCGCAAGGCCAAGGAGCTGGTGCGCCGCAAGGGGGCGCTGTCCGACCATTCGTTGCCCGGCAAGCTGGCCGACTGCCAGTCGAAAAAGCCCGAGGAATCCGAACTGTTCATCGTCGAGGGCGACTCGGCCGGCGGCTCGGCCAAGCAGGGGCGCGATCCGCGCTTCCAGGCCATTTTGCCGCTGCGCGGCAAGATCCTCAATGTCGAGCGAACCCGCACGGATAAGATGCTTGGGAACAAGGAAATCCGCAATCTCATCACGGCCATCGGCCCCACCCCGGCCATGGGCGACGAGGAGAGTGAGGAAAAAGAAGCCGAAAACCTGGCTCGCCTGCGTTACCACAAGATCGTCATCATGACCGACGCCGACGTGGACGGGGCGCACATCCGCACCCTGCTTCTGACCTTTTTCTACCGGCGCTACGAAAAGCTTATTTTAAACGGCTACGTCTACATCGCCCAGCCGCCGCTGTACCGCGTGTTCAAGGGCGATTTCGAGCGCTTCATCAAGGACGACGAGGAATTGTCCCTGTTCCTCATGGGCCGCATCGGCGAGGACGTGTCCGTGGCCTCGGGCGAGACGACCTTTTCCGGCGAAAGCCTGACCAACCTCATCGAGCGCATCCGCTTCCTGGAAGCCCGGGTCCGCGAGGCCGGCAGCTACGGCCTGCCCGAGGAGCTGCTGGTGAGCCTTTTATCCTACCCCCGCCTGGCCGCCTCGGACTTTGCCGGGGTGGAGTTGCCCGACGGCCTGGCCCAGCATCTGGCCGCCATCGGCTACACCGTCGACACGGAAGTGGAAGAGCTTGACGAGGAACGCCGGCTCTACGCCGTGTTCGTTTCGCCCAATCAGGCCCGCCACCGCATCGCCGTGGAGTTTTTCAGCTCCCGCATCTACCGCCGGGCCCACGAGACCTACGCCGAGCTCACGACCCTGTGCCCGACCCAGCCCTTTGCCATCACCCGCAAAGAGGAAACCCGGGAAGTCGGCGGCTTTTTCGAGCTGTGCCGGGCGCTCATGGACGACGCGCTCAAGGGCATCAACATCCAGCGTTACAAGGGCTTAGGCGAAATGAACCCGGAACAGCTCTGGGAAACGACCATGAACCCGGAAAAGCGCAGTTTCCTGCAGGTGCGCATCGAGGACATGGACGAGGCCGACTCCATCTTTTCCCAGCTGATGGGCGAGAAGGTCGAGAACAGGCGCAACTTCATCGAACGCAACGCCCTGTCCGTGCGCGAACTGGACATCTAG
- the gyrA gene encoding DNA gyrase subunit A, with protein sequence MSDLIQIEEELKKSYLEYSLSVIIGRAIPDVRDGLKPVHRRILYAMHDLSNTYNRPYKKSARVVGDVIGKYHPHGDQSVYDALVRMAQDFSMRDAIVDGQGNFGSIDGDAAAAMRYTEVRMSRLAGEFLADIEKETVDFRPNYDNSLEEPAVLPTKVPNLLLNGSSGIAVGMATNIPPHNLGELCDGLLHLLDTPSCPVTDIIGLVKGPDFPTGAAIYGGKGLTEAYTTGRGTIKIRGRAEVEERKKDYVSVVIREIPYALNKSSLVEKIAALINDGRIEGVSDLRDESDRKGIRIVLDLKKGVIPDIVINALYKYTPLETSFGINMLVVADNRPALLNIKQVLEHFLTHRRDVILRRTRYDLRKSEERAHILEGLRIALDNIDEVVAIIRASKNAVEARERLMERFGLSERQAQAILDMRLQRLTNLERQKLIDEYNELIKLIEYLRSILENDEVLRGVIRDEIREIQDRYATPRKTEILEDLEGINILDLIPDEDVVITLSRRGYIKRTKIDNYQQQKRGGKGIAGLSTAGDDFVQSFCATTNHQQLLLFTNLGRMFMLPVHQIPEGQRTAKGAHIANLLPMDKEEFVATALSIREFSEERYFLFVTRKGMVKRTCTDLYKNCRSTGIIAVGLKENDELLTVKEIDDETEVLLATQQGLSNRFHISGVRPTGRGAAGVKGIALKGNDRVAAGVVITNASRAEVLTVSANGYGKRTSIEHYPIRNRGGSGVINMRVTPKTGQVIGAVMVGEDDELLLLTSANKIIRLSVSGISSVGRATQGVMLVRMDENDTVMGFDLVDPSDLDRCAPSGE encoded by the coding sequence GTGAGCGATCTGATCCAAATCGAGGAAGAGCTCAAGAAGTCCTATCTGGAATACTCCTTGAGCGTCATCATAGGCCGCGCCATCCCCGACGTGCGCGACGGCCTCAAACCCGTGCATCGGCGCATTCTCTACGCCATGCACGACCTGTCCAACACCTACAACCGGCCCTACAAGAAATCCGCCCGCGTCGTCGGTGACGTCATCGGTAAATACCATCCCCACGGCGACCAATCCGTGTACGACGCCCTGGTCCGCATGGCCCAGGACTTCTCCATGCGCGACGCCATCGTGGATGGCCAGGGCAACTTCGGCTCCATCGACGGCGACGCCGCGGCGGCCATGCGATACACCGAAGTCCGCATGTCCCGCCTGGCCGGCGAGTTCTTGGCCGACATCGAAAAGGAAACCGTCGATTTTCGGCCCAACTACGACAACAGCCTGGAAGAGCCGGCCGTCCTGCCCACCAAGGTCCCCAACCTGCTTTTAAACGGCTCCTCGGGCATCGCCGTCGGCATGGCCACCAACATCCCGCCCCACAACCTGGGCGAGCTGTGCGACGGTCTGCTGCATCTGCTTGATACGCCTTCCTGCCCGGTCACCGACATCATCGGCCTGGTCAAGGGGCCGGACTTCCCCACCGGCGCGGCCATCTACGGCGGCAAGGGACTCACCGAAGCCTACACCACCGGACGCGGCACCATCAAAATCCGGGGCCGGGCCGAGGTCGAGGAACGCAAGAAAGATTATGTTTCCGTGGTCATCCGGGAAATCCCGTATGCCCTGAACAAATCTTCGCTGGTCGAAAAGATCGCGGCGCTCATTAACGACGGCCGCATCGAAGGCGTCTCCGACCTGCGCGACGAGTCCGACCGCAAGGGCATCCGCATCGTCCTTGATCTCAAAAAGGGCGTCATTCCCGACATCGTCATAAACGCCCTGTACAAGTACACGCCGCTGGAAACCTCCTTTGGCATCAACATGCTGGTGGTGGCCGACAACCGGCCGGCACTGCTCAACATCAAGCAGGTCCTGGAGCACTTCCTCACCCACCGCCGCGACGTCATCCTGCGCCGCACCCGGTACGACCTGCGAAAGTCCGAAGAGCGCGCCCACATCCTCGAAGGCCTGCGCATAGCGCTCGACAACATCGACGAAGTGGTGGCCATCATCCGGGCCTCCAAAAACGCCGTCGAAGCCCGGGAACGGCTGATGGAGCGCTTCGGCCTGTCCGAACGCCAGGCCCAGGCCATCCTGGACATGCGCTTGCAGCGCCTGACCAACCTGGAGCGCCAAAAGCTCATCGACGAGTACAACGAGCTCATCAAGCTCATCGAATACCTGCGCTCCATCCTGGAAAACGACGAGGTGCTGCGCGGCGTCATCCGCGACGAGATAAGGGAAATCCAGGACCGCTACGCCACCCCGCGCAAGACTGAGATCCTTGAGGATCTTGAAGGCATCAACATCCTTGATCTCATCCCCGACGAGGATGTGGTCATCACCCTGTCGCGCCGGGGCTACATCAAGCGCACCAAGATCGACAACTACCAGCAGCAAAAGCGCGGCGGCAAAGGCATTGCCGGCCTGTCCACGGCCGGCGACGACTTTGTCCAGTCGTTTTGCGCCACCACCAACCACCAGCAGTTGCTGCTTTTTACCAACCTTGGCCGCATGTTCATGCTGCCCGTGCACCAGATTCCCGAAGGCCAGCGCACGGCCAAGGGCGCGCATATCGCCAACCTGCTCCCCATGGACAAGGAAGAATTCGTGGCCACGGCCCTGTCCATCCGCGAGTTCTCCGAGGAGCGCTATTTCCTGTTCGTGACCCGCAAGGGCATGGTCAAGCGCACCTGCACCGACCTCTACAAGAACTGCCGCTCCACGGGCATCATCGCCGTGGGGCTCAAGGAAAACGACGAACTCCTGACCGTCAAGGAGATCGACGACGAGACCGAGGTCTTGCTGGCCACCCAACAGGGCCTGTCCAACCGCTTCCACATCAGCGGCGTACGCCCCACCGGCCGGGGCGCGGCCGGCGTCAAGGGCATAGCCCTTAAGGGCAACGACCGGGTGGCCGCCGGCGTGGTCATCACCAACGCCAGCCGGGCTGAAGTGCTCACCGTCTCGGCCAACGGCTACGGCAAGCGCACCTCCATCGAACACTATCCCATCCGCAACAGGGGCGGCTCCGGCGTCATCAACATGCGCGTGACGCCCAAGACCGGCCAGGTCATTGGCGCGGTCATGGTCGGCGAGGACGACGAACTGCTGCTGCTGACTTCCGCCAACAAGATCATCCGCCTGTCCGTCTCCGGCATCTCGTCCGTGGGCCGGGCAACGCAAGGCGTCATGCTCGTGCGCATGGACGAAAACGATACCGTCATGGGCTTTGACCTGGTCGATCCGAGCGACCTCGACCGGTGCGCGCCTTCCGGCGAATAA
- a CDS encoding PilZ domain-containing protein, protein MVLDLFRKKKPAKEDEAARRRNADILDLALAQRSKVHVQFDEADSGLTGVTATIMAVGEAGVILELGGVAALKDRFIGKSVTCFFRIVEREDRHREIFYNFTAPILRIRQLPDRPPQAALAFPTALNGAQRRKSLRMRPDFNQFSHIALWKYEASGGFDMAKPTVAHGHFKTGLALIENISAGGLRFRLKRQHVKEQGLDPKKGDRFIIFFTFNEKVPKLREEYWLVAKVNNIQPEPVSGELSLGLEFVANGVRQESGKVEWSKIEDNVIDDMAQRIYLWHVSLYRDRGLS, encoded by the coding sequence ATGGTCTTGGATCTGTTTCGGAAAAAAAAGCCTGCCAAAGAGGACGAGGCTGCGCGTCGGCGAAACGCCGACATCCTCGACCTTGCCCTGGCCCAGCGCTCCAAGGTCCATGTGCAGTTTGACGAGGCCGACAGCGGCTTAACCGGCGTCACGGCCACGATCATGGCCGTGGGCGAGGCCGGCGTGATCCTGGAGCTTGGCGGCGTGGCCGCCCTCAAGGACCGTTTCATCGGCAAAAGCGTCACCTGCTTTTTCCGCATCGTCGAGCGCGAGGACCGGCACCGGGAAATTTTTTACAATTTCACCGCCCCCATCCTGCGCATCCGCCAGCTTCCGGATCGTCCGCCCCAGGCGGCCCTGGCCTTCCCAACGGCCCTAAACGGCGCCCAGCGCCGCAAAAGTCTGCGGATGCGCCCGGATTTCAACCAGTTTTCCCACATCGCCCTGTGGAAATACGAAGCCTCGGGCGGCTTCGACATGGCCAAGCCTACCGTGGCCCACGGCCATTTCAAAACCGGTCTGGCCCTGATCGAGAACATCTCCGCCGGCGGCCTGCGGTTTCGCCTCAAGCGCCAGCATGTCAAGGAGCAGGGGCTTGACCCCAAAAAGGGCGACCGGTTCATCATCTTTTTTACCTTCAACGAGAAAGTCCCCAAGCTGCGCGAGGAATACTGGCTGGTGGCCAAGGTCAACAACATCCAACCCGAGCCGGTGTCCGGCGAACTGTCCCTGGGATTGGAATTTGTTGCCAACGGCGTGCGCCAGGAATCGGGCAAGGTGGAATGGTCCAAGATCGAGGACAATGTCATCGACGACATGGCCCAGCGCATCTACCTCTGGCACGTCTCCCTCTACCGCGACCGGGGCCTGAGCTAA
- the coaBC gene encoding bifunctional phosphopantothenoylcysteine decarboxylase/phosphopantothenate--cysteine ligase CoaBC, translating to MQVSHLDFTGYGGRRVHLGVTGSVAAYKALSLLRRVLATGTSVSVSLTEAAARFVTPLSFEALGADPVTTSLFDPASANFAHLAPAQTADLLAIVPATANTLAKLAHGLADDLLSCQALAFDGPILCAPAMNPRLWAAAATQDNWKTLLDRGVIGVAPDCGSMACGESGQGRLADENAIFSTLLRALSPKDLAGKRVLVSLGPTREYFDAARFWSNPSTGRMGACVAMAAWLRGAEVTVVSGPVSWWFPEEVRVIGVTSAAQMHEACLDVWPSSDYGVMAAAVADFSPIPFEGGGKFKKEAAGERPPLEFTPTRDILAAMGGVKKPGQCLIGFCAETDNLVENARGKLARKRCDAIIANPIGRSDAGFAALSNEAVALDADGRQETWGNIPKTEMAMKIWDFSIRS from the coding sequence ATGCAGGTGAGCCATCTTGATTTTACCGGCTACGGCGGCCGGCGCGTCCATCTTGGCGTCACCGGTTCCGTGGCCGCCTACAAAGCCTTGTCGCTGTTGCGACGGGTTCTGGCCACGGGCACGTCCGTGAGCGTCAGCCTGACCGAGGCCGCCGCCAGGTTCGTCACCCCGCTGTCCTTCGAAGCCCTGGGGGCCGATCCGGTCACCACGAGCCTTTTTGACCCCGCTTCGGCCAATTTCGCCCATCTGGCCCCGGCCCAGACCGCCGATCTGCTGGCCATCGTGCCGGCCACGGCCAACACCCTCGCCAAACTGGCCCACGGCCTGGCCGACGACCTGCTCTCCTGCCAGGCCCTGGCCTTTGACGGGCCGATCCTGTGCGCCCCGGCCATGAATCCCCGGCTCTGGGCTGCCGCCGCCACCCAGGACAACTGGAAGACGCTGCTGGATCGCGGCGTCATCGGCGTTGCCCCGGACTGCGGGTCCATGGCCTGCGGCGAATCCGGCCAGGGCAGGCTGGCCGACGAGAACGCCATTTTCAGCACCCTGCTTCGGGCGCTTTCGCCCAAGGATCTGGCCGGCAAGCGCGTGCTGGTCAGCCTTGGCCCCACCCGCGAATATTTCGACGCCGCCCGGTTCTGGTCCAATCCTTCCACCGGCCGCATGGGGGCCTGCGTGGCCATGGCCGCCTGGCTGCGCGGGGCCGAGGTCACGGTGGTCTCTGGCCCGGTTTCCTGGTGGTTTCCGGAAGAAGTGCGGGTGATCGGCGTCACCAGCGCCGCCCAGATGCACGAGGCCTGCCTGGACGTCTGGCCATCGAGCGATTACGGCGTCATGGCCGCGGCCGTGGCCGACTTTTCGCCCATCCCCTTTGAGGGCGGCGGCAAGTTCAAGAAGGAAGCGGCCGGGGAGCGCCCGCCCCTGGAATTCACCCCCACCCGTGACATCCTGGCCGCCATGGGCGGCGTCAAAAAACCCGGGCAGTGCCTCATCGGCTTTTGCGCCGAGACCGACAATCTGGTGGAAAACGCCCGGGGCAAGCTCGCCCGCAAACGCTGCGACGCCATCATCGCCAATCCCATCGGCCGATCCGACGCCGGCTTTGCCGCGCTGTCCAACGAAGCCGTGGCCCTGGACGCCGACGGCCGCCAGGAAACCTGGGGCAACATCCCCAAGACCGAAATGGCCATGAAGATATGGGACTTCTCGATTCGCTCCTAG
- a CDS encoding NfeD family protein codes for MLSPRYAAVELQSLLLALFLVFCATPSPAYTVLEARLHSAISPAQADMLDDAIAAAVAKPADLLLLSLDTPGGSVEVMRRMVGSILNAPIPVAVYVSPSGARAASAGVFLVAAGTVAAMAPQTTIGAASPIGIGGDDLPTTSDRKIKNDLTSLLRGLADRRGRNVNWYKKAVDEAATLTAPEAVAERVVDLVAVNNRDLLEQIGKRGIATPTGTVRFDGAAATIVSYEPGLWHTLLSWLLDPSIAYVLLLLGVAGVFFELTTPGAVLPGVVGGIALILALYALSVLPTNAAGLLLLLAAGGLFLLELHITSFGLLSLAGVAALFLGSLLLFRFDGHSGLPLSLILPTVGGVCVLLLGAVWLLAKAQRQKPRLGLTALYGQAALVRRWSGRAGKVFVHGEIWDARLADDAPTLNFAPGAPVLVVGHEDFVLLVAPRPENADA; via the coding sequence ATGTTGTCGCCACGCTACGCCGCCGTTGAACTGCAAAGCCTTTTATTGGCCCTTTTCCTTGTATTTTGCGCGACGCCGTCACCGGCCTACACCGTGCTCGAAGCCCGGCTGCACAGCGCCATCAGCCCGGCCCAGGCCGACATGCTTGACGACGCCATCGCCGCAGCCGTGGCCAAACCGGCCGACCTGCTGCTGCTTTCCCTGGATACCCCGGGCGGCAGCGTGGAAGTCATGCGGCGCATGGTCGGCTCCATTTTAAACGCCCCCATCCCGGTGGCCGTCTATGTCTCCCCTTCCGGGGCCAGGGCCGCTTCGGCCGGGGTGTTTCTCGTGGCTGCCGGCACGGTTGCGGCCATGGCCCCCCAGACCACCATTGGCGCGGCCTCGCCCATCGGCATCGGCGGCGACGATCTGCCCACGACCTCGGACCGCAAGATCAAAAATGATTTGACGAGCCTTCTGCGCGGCCTGGCCGACCGGCGCGGCCGCAACGTCAATTGGTACAAAAAGGCCGTGGACGAGGCCGCCACCCTCACCGCCCCCGAGGCCGTGGCCGAGCGGGTGGTGGATCTTGTGGCCGTCAACAACCGCGACCTGCTCGAACAGATCGGCAAGCGCGGCATTGCCACGCCCACCGGCACGGTGCGGTTCGACGGCGCGGCCGCGACCATCGTCAGCTACGAACCGGGTTTGTGGCACACGCTGCTGTCCTGGCTGCTGGACCCGTCCATCGCCTACGTGCTGCTGCTTCTCGGCGTAGCCGGCGTCTTTTTCGAGCTGACCACCCCTGGGGCGGTGCTGCCCGGCGTGGTCGGCGGCATTGCGCTGATTTTGGCCCTGTACGCCCTGTCCGTGCTGCCCACCAACGCCGCCGGCCTGCTGCTGCTGTTGGCCGCCGGCGGGCTGTTTCTGCTCGAACTGCACATCACGAGTTTTGGCCTGCTCAGCCTGGCCGGCGTGGCCGCGCTGTTTCTGGGGTCCTTGCTGCTGTTCCGTTTCGACGGCCATTCCGGGCTGCCGTTGTCGCTGATCCTGCCCACCGTGGGCGGCGTGTGCGTCCTGCTCCTGGGCGCGGTCTGGCTGCTCGCCAAGGCCCAGCGCCAAAAGCCGCGCTTGGGCCTGACCGCTCTCTACGGACAGGCCGCCCTGGTGCGCCGCTGGTCGGGCCGCGCCGGCAAAGTGTTCGTCCACGGCGAGATTTGGGACGCCCGGCTCGCCGACGACGCGCCAACCTTGAATTTTGCCCCGGGCGCACCGGTGCTGGTCGTCGGGCACGAGGATTTCGTGCTTCTTGTCGCGCCGCGTCCGGAGAATGCCGACGCCTGA
- a CDS encoding slipin family protein — translation MIGFLPLVGIVILLLIVSLRVLNEYERGVVFRLGRVIGPKGPGLILLFPVIDRMTKVSMRTFALDVPHQDVITRDNVSIKVNAVVYFRVADPIRAILEVEDYMYATSQISQTTLRSVCGGVELDEILAHRDKVNEQVQTILDAHTGPWGIKVANVELKYIDLPQEMQRAMAKQAEAERERRAKIINAEGEFQASSRLAEAAQIIGQHPEAMQLRYLQTIREMAAESQASTILPIPLDFIRTFFQGPSHAAAGTAHGQSADLTARPRESNEGDPVSPASLEAKRDDA, via the coding sequence ATGATTGGATTTCTTCCCCTGGTCGGCATCGTTATTTTGCTGCTTATCGTTTCGCTTCGGGTGCTCAACGAGTACGAACGCGGCGTGGTCTTTCGCCTGGGCCGGGTCATCGGTCCCAAGGGGCCGGGGCTGATCCTGCTGTTTCCGGTCATCGACCGCATGACCAAGGTGTCCATGCGCACCTTTGCCCTGGACGTGCCCCATCAGGACGTCATCACCCGGGACAACGTGAGCATCAAGGTCAACGCCGTGGTTTATTTCCGGGTGGCCGATCCCATCCGGGCCATCCTTGAAGTCGAGGACTACATGTACGCCACTTCCCAGATCAGCCAGACTACCCTGCGCAGCGTCTGCGGCGGGGTGGAACTCGACGAGATCCTGGCCCACCGCGACAAGGTCAACGAGCAGGTCCAGACCATCCTCGACGCCCACACCGGCCCTTGGGGCATCAAGGTGGCCAACGTGGAGCTCAAATACATCGACCTGCCCCAGGAGATGCAGCGGGCCATGGCCAAACAGGCCGAGGCCGAGCGCGAACGCCGGGCCAAGATCATCAATGCCGAGGGCGAGTTCCAGGCGTCTTCGCGTCTGGCCGAGGCGGCCCAGATCATCGGCCAGCATCCCGAGGCCATGCAGCTGCGCTACCTGCAAACCATCCGGGAGATGGCGGCGGAAAGCCAAGCTTCGACAATTTTGCCCATTCCACTTGATTTTATCCGGACTTTTTTTCAAGGTCCGAGCCACGCCGCCGCAGGAACCGCCCATGGCCAGTCCGCGGACCTGACGGCGCGACCCCGGGAGTCAAACGAGGGCGACCCGGTTTCTCCCGCGTCGCTGGAGGCCAAACGGGACGACGCCTGA